The Polymorphobacter megasporae genome window below encodes:
- a CDS encoding DUF4337 family protein produces the protein MVEPADAKEMIDEAIERAETERSSVDSVERATERRFRDRVSLLVGVLAVSLAIVHMAAAGAARKSLLSGIAASDTFNYMQAKIIRETVVKAAAKSTAASDADRQAWVAEAARLRGPDKAGHGINQLEATGQRERQAGEQAATAGEGYELGETALQMAIVLLSIALVARSRPIVGGAVILAVAGIALAVVTAAGVTLL, from the coding sequence ATGGTCGAGCCTGCTGACGCCAAGGAAATGATCGACGAGGCGATCGAGCGCGCCGAAACCGAACGGTCGTCGGTCGACTCGGTCGAGCGTGCCACTGAGCGCCGCTTCCGCGACCGGGTCTCGCTCCTCGTCGGCGTCCTCGCGGTATCGCTGGCGATCGTCCACATGGCGGCAGCCGGCGCGGCGCGTAAAAGCCTGCTGAGCGGCATCGCGGCCTCCGATACCTTCAATTACATGCAAGCGAAGATCATTCGCGAGACCGTCGTCAAAGCCGCCGCGAAGTCGACCGCAGCGAGCGATGCCGACCGGCAAGCGTGGGTTGCCGAGGCCGCGCGGCTGCGCGGCCCGGACAAGGCCGGGCATGGGATCAATCAGCTCGAAGCCACCGGCCAGCGTGAACGGCAGGCAGGTGAACAGGCCGCGACCGCCGGTGAAGGCTATGAACTCGGCGAGACGGCGCTCCAGATGGCCATCGTCCTGCTGTCGATCGCGCTGGTCGCGCGCTCGCGGCCGATCGTCGGGGGCGCGGTCATCCTCGCGGTTGCCGGCATCGCTCTCGCTGTCGTGACCGCTGCGGGCGTGACGCTCCTGTAG
- a CDS encoding MFS transporter → MATGAMAQSRPGDDASEVKRAKTALQALNFFMADMQAGIGPFLGVFLQQRGWATGPIGTVMTVGGIAGMIMTVPAGAFIDHTEKKRLVVIVTGICTVMASFLILLSQSGWVVTVSQVATAIAGAAIGPAVTGMTLGVVRQKGFNAQNGRNQAWNHAGNMVGAGLSGWLGWKFGMPAIFYLAAVFGVLAIITVMMIPEAAIDHKAARGLENEGGGKDDAEDGKAEGFRALLKNKPMLILAAALACFHLGNGAMLPLYGLAVVGAGKGNPALFTATTVVVAQAVMIVASLVAMRMSAGKGYWLVLLISFAALPLRGFLAGTFIENWGVWPVQALDGIGAGLQSVAVPGLVACLLAGTGRVNVGQGAVMTVQGLGASLSPAIGGWIAQGLGYHIAFYILGSFALASLALWIVFARTIKGACESAANPDNGDAQSA, encoded by the coding sequence ATGGCAACAGGGGCAATGGCACAATCTCGTCCGGGAGATGATGCGAGCGAGGTCAAGCGCGCCAAGACTGCGCTTCAGGCGCTCAATTTCTTCATGGCCGACATGCAGGCGGGGATCGGGCCGTTCCTTGGCGTCTTCCTCCAGCAGCGCGGCTGGGCGACAGGACCGATCGGCACGGTGATGACCGTCGGCGGGATCGCCGGAATGATCATGACCGTGCCGGCTGGTGCGTTCATCGATCATACCGAGAAGAAACGGCTGGTGGTGATCGTCACCGGCATCTGCACCGTGATGGCGTCGTTCCTGATCCTGCTGTCGCAGTCCGGCTGGGTGGTGACGGTGAGCCAGGTCGCAACTGCGATCGCGGGAGCCGCAATCGGCCCGGCGGTCACGGGCATGACGCTCGGTGTCGTCCGGCAGAAGGGCTTCAACGCCCAGAACGGCCGCAACCAGGCGTGGAACCACGCGGGCAACATGGTCGGCGCCGGCCTGTCGGGCTGGCTCGGCTGGAAGTTCGGCATGCCGGCGATCTTCTATCTTGCGGCGGTCTTCGGCGTGCTCGCCATCATCACCGTGATGATGATCCCGGAGGCGGCGATCGATCACAAAGCGGCGCGAGGGCTGGAAAACGAGGGCGGCGGCAAGGACGATGCGGAGGACGGAAAAGCCGAGGGCTTCCGCGCACTGCTCAAGAACAAGCCGATGCTGATCCTTGCGGCGGCGCTGGCGTGCTTCCATCTCGGCAACGGCGCCATGCTGCCGCTCTACGGTCTTGCCGTTGTCGGTGCAGGCAAAGGCAACCCCGCGCTGTTCACCGCGACGACGGTCGTCGTTGCGCAGGCGGTGATGATCGTCGCGTCGCTTGTCGCGATGCGGATGTCCGCCGGAAAGGGATACTGGCTGGTGCTGTTGATCTCGTTCGCGGCCTTGCCGCTACGCGGCTTTCTCGCGGGCACCTTCATCGAGAATTGGGGCGTCTGGCCGGTCCAGGCACTCGATGGTATCGGTGCCGGACTGCAGAGCGTCGCGGTCCCCGGTCTTGTCGCGTGTCTTCTCGCGGGCACCGGCCGGGTCAACGTCGGCCAGGGCGCGGTGATGACGGTCCAGGGCCTCGGCGCATCGCTCAGCCCGGCGATCGGCGGCTGGATCGCTCAGGGGCTCGGCTATCACATCGCCTTTTACATCCTCGGCAGCTTCGCGCTGGCCAGCCTCGCGCTGTGGATCGTATTCGCACGCACCATCAAAGGAGCCTGCGAGAGCGCCGCCAACCCAGACAACGGCGACGCGCAGTCGGCCTGA
- a CDS encoding response regulator, protein MMQDEPHIIVVEDDREIAALVAAMLRANGYHVSEASNGAALRTLLGRHGDVALVVLDLNLPGEDGLDVCRWLRRTGNVPIIMLTARGDPIDRVIGLEIGADDYLAKPFEPRELLARIRSVLRRTAAIPLGEPVLESEPAEVRFGIWRLDHRRRHLIAADGLIVPLSGSEYRLLATLIAHRGKVLPREVLHRLTGGTDDAALDRSIDLRISRLRGKLGDDLDGSPIIKTVRGRGYVFSEAVEQC, encoded by the coding sequence ATGATGCAGGACGAACCGCACATCATTGTCGTCGAGGACGACCGCGAGATCGCCGCGCTGGTCGCAGCGATGCTGCGGGCGAACGGCTATCACGTGTCGGAGGCATCGAACGGCGCGGCTTTGCGGACGCTGCTCGGCCGGCACGGCGACGTCGCGCTGGTCGTCCTCGACCTCAACCTGCCCGGCGAGGATGGGCTCGACGTGTGCCGCTGGCTGCGCCGGACCGGCAATGTGCCGATCATCATGCTTACCGCTCGCGGCGACCCGATCGACCGGGTGATCGGGCTGGAGATCGGTGCCGACGACTATCTCGCAAAGCCGTTCGAGCCGCGGGAGCTACTCGCCCGCATCCGCAGTGTCCTGCGCCGGACCGCGGCGATACCGCTCGGCGAGCCGGTGCTCGAGAGCGAACCCGCCGAAGTTCGCTTCGGCATATGGCGGCTCGACCACCGCCGCCGGCATCTGATCGCGGCGGACGGCTTGATCGTTCCGCTGTCGGGCAGTGAATACCGGCTGCTCGCGACGCTGATCGCACATCGCGGCAAGGTCTTGCCGCGCGAGGTTCTCCACCGCCTGACCGGCGGCACCGACGATGCCGCGCTCGATCGCTCGATCGACCTGCGGATCAGCCGGCTGCGCGGCAAGCTGGGCGACGATCTCGATGGCTCGCCGATCATCAAGACGGTGCGGGGGCGCGGCTATGTCTTCAGCGAGGCAGTCGAGCAGTGCTGA
- a CDS encoding HAMP domain-containing sensor histidine kinase: protein MLSTLRHFVDSMAGRIFMVLIIGIAAAALVASLLAVFERRAEVSAERADRVVDRIVAALDEGPPPPGTRRLDRLPIGEAASAIAQRIIQRVADAHDVTVNIVEAAACRAAPPPSLSSVDGPHPPRPPRPICYAVRLALGTGRPIVLAVDAPPRPGPTEPIASASFLVALALAVVALALVVARMAARPIARLGAAAQGIAADLDAAPVAATGPGDVRRAIIAFNDMQVQLRRTVEERTYMLAAISHDLRSPLTRMRLRLDGIEDVVLRDKLIGDAQAMTALIEEGLELARLSRGSEAALVPVDIGALVASLCEDAQDVGQPVSIRTPSRIIARTQPDALRRIVANLIDNALLYGGSAEIWVDVADRGTSIHVADRGPGIPSADLDRVFDPFRRLDTARSSGQGSGLGLTIARLLARRIGCTVSLRNAETSGLVATVTFDAADQAVIRSPGTSSTREAVS from the coding sequence GTGCTGAGCACGCTCCGCCACTTCGTCGATTCGATGGCCGGGCGGATCTTCATGGTGCTGATTATCGGCATCGCCGCTGCGGCGTTGGTCGCATCGCTGCTGGCCGTCTTCGAACGCCGCGCCGAGGTGTCGGCCGAACGCGCCGACCGCGTCGTCGACCGGATCGTCGCGGCCCTCGACGAAGGTCCGCCGCCGCCCGGCACCCGCCGCCTCGATCGGCTCCCCATTGGCGAAGCGGCATCCGCGATCGCGCAGCGGATCATCCAGCGTGTTGCCGACGCGCACGACGTCACCGTCAACATCGTCGAGGCGGCGGCCTGCCGCGCTGCGCCGCCCCCGTCCTTGTCATCGGTTGACGGCCCCCATCCGCCGCGCCCGCCGCGCCCGATCTGTTATGCGGTCCGCCTCGCGCTTGGGACGGGCCGGCCGATTGTTCTCGCCGTCGATGCGCCGCCGCGCCCGGGGCCGACCGAGCCGATTGCGAGTGCCTCGTTCCTTGTTGCGCTTGCGCTTGCCGTGGTGGCGCTTGCGCTGGTCGTCGCCCGGATGGCGGCGCGGCCGATCGCGCGGCTCGGGGCCGCCGCGCAGGGCATCGCCGCCGACCTCGATGCCGCGCCGGTAGCGGCGACTGGTCCCGGCGACGTTCGACGGGCGATCATCGCGTTCAACGACATGCAGGTTCAGCTGCGCCGGACGGTGGAAGAGCGGACGTACATGCTCGCTGCGATCTCGCACGACCTGCGCAGTCCGCTGACCCGGATGCGGCTGCGTCTCGACGGCATCGAGGATGTGGTCCTGCGCGACAAGCTCATTGGCGACGCACAGGCGATGACGGCGCTGATCGAGGAAGGGCTGGAGCTGGCGAGGCTGTCGCGCGGCAGTGAGGCCGCGCTGGTCCCGGTCGACATCGGCGCGCTGGTGGCGAGCCTGTGCGAGGACGCGCAGGACGTCGGGCAGCCGGTCTCAATACGGACGCCGTCGCGGATCATTGCGCGGACGCAGCCCGACGCCTTGCGCCGGATTGTCGCCAACTTGATCGACAACGCGCTGCTTTACGGCGGCAGCGCCGAAATCTGGGTCGACGTCGCGGACCGCGGCACCAGCATCCACGTCGCCGATCGCGGTCCTGGCATCCCGTCCGCCGACCTCGACCGCGTGTTCGATCCGTTTCGCCGCCTCGATACCGCGCGGTCGAGCGGTCAGGGATCGGGACTAGGGCTGACGATTGCCCGGCTGCTCGCCCGCCGTATCGGCTGCACCGTCAGCCTGCGGAATGCGGAGACCAGCGGGCTGGTGGCGACGGTGACGTTCGACGCAGCGGATCAGGCAGTGATCCGAAGCCCCGGCACCTCGTCGACGCGCGAGGCCGTGAGCTGA
- a CDS encoding DegT/DnrJ/EryC1/StrS family aminotransferase — protein sequence MDIPLIRPNPPKLSTMVDRVREIEDSGIYSNSGPVVQRFEQAITQQLFGGRGACLAVNNATLGLMIAIKSQTYRMDPARRLALLPAFTFAATGHAAHWAGLTPLLVDCDEDDWTLCEKAEQRLLSEHRGRIAAIVPYATFGTSIDLERYAWIARRHDIAVVIDAAASLGTLDESGRGFGTDCQFPVVFSMHATKTFATSEGGLIYCATPAKIETMRAMSNFGFESGRSATLPGINAKLAEIPALLAEAKLAEIEDIAAHRYALAQRYRRQLSNFAFQRARGHRQAPQFMPLLSPASLAKHRAAIIASLSEAGIGAGTYFSPHLGEQPWFREIAVIDPLPVTADISTRILSLPITDSMTEADVDRVAETLVAICARLPRSIPATALPRDRVLGTVIIGGGPAGTAILCAAARSGKLEQMAADGIAVIDRSVAIGSGMLGHYAITSDSTAETFLSANAALPKGAGREIGDASRALEDHKGALGVPLTKVGAYLEKFGDILTRRMVSLGGEVLRGHEVISAQRTCDGLWSVRARCIADGKSIVLTAMNLVLATGGHQPARVIAEEKVAGRTLVERCGDRLIQSDTILSVGGLERVAELLPKNRPARIVIVGGSTSAATSAALMLRDRADKHFQVERVTVMSRRPFRLFYPSADAARADGYSDFDEDDICPLSGFVYRLAGLRLEARELIIHALGIGGRSGDPRLRLHRLAGASDPTAEAALDTADLVIAAFGYRPNALPLFDENGRDIRLRSDGLAAGSMVDDSCRVVDSAEMPLDGVYGVGLASGFVPAGRFGGERSFQGQANGLWTWQNPVGEMIVDQLTASRVDEVPGLRITA from the coding sequence ATGGACATTCCCCTGATTCGCCCCAATCCGCCGAAACTGTCGACGATGGTCGACCGGGTCCGCGAGATCGAAGACTCGGGCATCTATAGCAATTCCGGACCGGTCGTTCAGCGCTTCGAGCAGGCGATCACCCAGCAGCTGTTCGGCGGTCGCGGCGCCTGTCTCGCGGTCAACAACGCCACCTTGGGGCTGATGATCGCCATCAAGAGCCAGACCTACCGCATGGATCCCGCGCGCCGCCTCGCGCTGCTGCCGGCCTTCACCTTCGCCGCGACCGGGCACGCCGCGCATTGGGCCGGATTGACGCCGCTGCTGGTCGACTGCGACGAGGACGATTGGACGCTGTGCGAGAAGGCCGAGCAGCGGCTGCTGTCGGAGCATCGCGGGCGCATCGCGGCGATCGTCCCGTACGCCACCTTCGGCACCTCGATCGACCTCGAGCGCTATGCGTGGATCGCCCGCCGCCACGACATCGCGGTCGTCATCGATGCCGCCGCCTCGCTCGGCACCCTCGACGAGTCGGGGCGCGGTTTCGGCACCGACTGCCAGTTCCCCGTGGTCTTCTCGATGCACGCGACCAAGACCTTCGCGACGTCGGAGGGCGGGCTGATCTATTGCGCGACCCCTGCCAAGATCGAGACGATGCGGGCGATGTCGAACTTCGGCTTCGAGTCGGGCCGATCGGCGACGCTGCCCGGGATCAATGCCAAGCTCGCCGAGATCCCTGCCCTTTTAGCCGAGGCGAAGCTGGCCGAGATCGAGGACATCGCCGCGCATCGCTATGCCCTCGCCCAGCGCTATCGGCGCCAGTTGAGCAACTTCGCCTTCCAGCGCGCGCGCGGTCATCGCCAAGCCCCCCAGTTCATGCCGCTGCTCTCGCCCGCGTCGCTCGCCAAGCATCGCGCCGCGATCATCGCCAGCCTGAGCGAAGCCGGGATTGGCGCCGGGACGTACTTCAGCCCGCATCTTGGCGAGCAGCCGTGGTTCCGCGAGATCGCGGTCATCGACCCGCTCCCGGTCACCGCCGACATCTCGACCCGCATCCTGTCGCTGCCCATCACTGATTCGATGACCGAAGCCGACGTCGACCGCGTCGCCGAAACGCTGGTCGCGATCTGCGCACGGCTTCCGCGGTCGATCCCCGCGACGGCATTGCCCCGCGACCGGGTGCTGGGCACGGTCATCATCGGCGGCGGACCGGCCGGGACGGCAATCCTGTGTGCGGCGGCACGGTCGGGCAAGCTCGAACAGATGGCGGCGGACGGCATCGCCGTCATCGACCGCAGCGTGGCGATCGGCTCGGGGATGCTCGGGCATTATGCCATCACCTCCGACAGCACAGCCGAGACCTTCCTCAGCGCCAACGCCGCGCTGCCCAAGGGAGCCGGGCGCGAGATCGGAGACGCCAGCCGCGCGCTCGAAGACCATAAGGGCGCGTTGGGCGTGCCGCTAACGAAGGTCGGCGCCTACCTCGAGAAGTTCGGAGACATCCTGACACGGCGGATGGTGTCGCTCGGTGGCGAGGTCCTGCGCGGGCACGAGGTGATCTCCGCCCAGCGCACCTGCGACGGCCTTTGGTCGGTGCGGGCGCGGTGCATCGCCGACGGCAAGTCGATCGTCCTGACCGCGATGAACCTCGTCCTTGCCACCGGCGGGCACCAGCCGGCGCGGGTCATCGCCGAGGAGAAGGTTGCCGGGCGGACGCTCGTCGAACGCTGCGGCGACCGGCTGATCCAGTCGGATACCATCCTGAGCGTCGGCGGGCTCGAGCGGGTCGCCGAACTGCTGCCGAAGAACCGCCCGGCGCGGATCGTGATCGTCGGCGGTTCGACCAGCGCCGCGACCTCGGCCGCGCTGATGCTGCGCGACCGGGCGGACAAGCACTTCCAGGTCGAGCGGGTCACGGTCATGTCGCGGCGGCCGTTCCGCCTGTTCTATCCCTCGGCAGATGCCGCGCGCGCCGATGGCTACAGCGACTTCGACGAGGACGACATCTGTCCCCTGTCGGGCTTCGTCTACCGCCTTGCGGGGCTGCGCCTCGAAGCGCGTGAGCTGATCATCCATGCGCTTGGTATCGGCGGGCGATCGGGCGATCCGCGGCTACGCCTGCACCGGTTGGCCGGGGCGAGCGACCCCACTGCCGAGGCGGCGCTCGACACGGCCGATCTCGTCATTGCAGCGTTCGGCTACCGCCCCAACGCGCTGCCGCTGTTCGACGAGAACGGCCGCGACATTCGCCTGCGGAGCGACGGGCTCGCTGCCGGATCGATGGTCGACGATAGCTGCCGCGTCGTCGATTCGGCCGAGATGCCGCTCGACGGAGTCTATGGCGTCGGACTGGCTTCGGGGTTCGTCCCCGCCGGCCGCTTCGGCGGGGAGCGGAGCTTCCAAGGTCAGGCGAATGGCCTGTGGACGTGGCAGAATCCCGTAGGCGAGATGATCGTCGATCAGCTCACGGCCTCGCGCGTCGACGAGGTGCCGGGGCTTCGGATCACTGCCTGA
- a CDS encoding glycosyltransferase family 2 protein, with product MPGVADRGTSAPRLTVIVNSYNYAAYLGQAIDSALQQDYADKEVIVVDDGSTDASPEIIRSYGAAITPVFHENLGQARTCLRAVAHATGDYILFLDSDDYLLPGALTAVAAVCAPGVAKVQFQLLPVGPEGEPVGRPWPAMGDQSRADLLQLIERQGTYAAPPNSGNVHRADIFNYIGDIDYENSIDGVPYLVAPLLGEVRQIARALGCYRYHATNFSDHGKLNPVRFALEAQRHKERLHHLKTIAAENGLPIPDITDPDHHSYVHTREILAKASGGHRPSVSLVLRYVSSLLRERHAPGLILKLSLWAIAMQLSGDRSRRKLAIYRSDPRSRRR from the coding sequence GTGCCGGGTGTCGCCGACCGGGGCACGTCGGCCCCACGACTGACGGTCATCGTCAACTCGTACAATTATGCCGCGTATCTCGGGCAGGCGATCGATAGCGCGCTGCAGCAGGACTATGCCGACAAGGAGGTCATCGTCGTCGACGACGGCTCGACCGATGCCTCCCCCGAGATTATCCGGTCGTACGGGGCCGCGATCACCCCGGTTTTCCACGAGAACCTCGGCCAGGCGCGGACCTGCCTGCGGGCCGTCGCCCATGCCACGGGCGACTATATCCTGTTCCTCGACTCCGACGACTACCTTCTCCCCGGAGCCCTGACCGCCGTCGCTGCCGTTTGCGCCCCCGGGGTCGCCAAGGTCCAGTTCCAGCTCTTGCCCGTTGGGCCAGAGGGTGAGCCGGTCGGCAGACCGTGGCCGGCGATGGGCGACCAGTCGCGCGCCGACCTGCTCCAGCTGATCGAGCGGCAGGGGACCTATGCCGCCCCGCCGAACTCGGGCAACGTCCACCGTGCCGACATCTTCAATTACATCGGCGACATCGACTATGAGAACAGCATCGACGGCGTCCCCTATCTCGTCGCGCCGTTGCTCGGGGAGGTCCGCCAGATCGCCCGCGCGCTTGGCTGCTATCGCTATCACGCGACCAACTTCTCCGACCACGGCAAGCTCAACCCCGTCAGATTCGCCCTCGAAGCCCAACGGCACAAGGAAAGGCTGCATCACCTGAAGACGATCGCGGCGGAGAACGGCCTTCCCATTCCCGATATCACCGACCCCGATCACCACTCCTATGTCCACACGCGTGAAATACTGGCGAAAGCCAGCGGAGGTCATCGCCCTAGTGTATCCCTCGTCTTGCGCTACGTCAGTTCTTTACTGCGCGAACGGCACGCGCCGGGCCTGATACTCAAACTGTCCTTATGGGCAATTGCGATGCAGCTGTCGGGCGACCGGTCGAGGCGGAAGTTGGCGATCTATCGGAGCGACCCTCGTTCGCGTCGCCGGTAG
- a CDS encoding complex I NDUFA9 subunit family protein — MAGNNSALIDRLVVVVGGSGFVGRYLVQELVKTGARVRVVVRTPENANFLKPLGGLGQIEIVGGNVTNAASMTAAFTHADAGVNLVGILDERSGQKFAGVQAEGAASVARAAAAANVTAFVQVSAIGADAGSKAEYASTKAAGEAAVTAALPHATIVRPSIVFGPEDQFINRFAAMASGPLPVVPIVAGDTRFQPVFVVDVAKAIVAALADPAAYGGKTFELGGPKVYAFRDIIAWIMREIRSTKSMAEVPAFAAKLMGRAGDIVPLVPMTSGQFEMLQSDNVARAPGLDAFGITPTPLEAVAPAYLERYRTAGRFHRDPETKA; from the coding sequence ATGGCCGGGAATAATTCTGCATTGATCGACCGGCTAGTCGTCGTCGTCGGCGGGTCGGGCTTCGTTGGGCGGTATCTCGTCCAGGAGCTCGTCAAGACCGGCGCGCGGGTCCGCGTCGTCGTGCGGACGCCCGAGAACGCCAACTTCCTCAAGCCGTTGGGCGGGCTCGGCCAGATCGAGATCGTCGGCGGGAACGTCACCAACGCCGCGAGCATGACCGCGGCATTCACCCACGCCGACGCCGGGGTCAACCTCGTCGGCATCCTCGACGAGCGCAGCGGGCAGAAGTTCGCAGGCGTCCAGGCCGAGGGTGCCGCGAGCGTCGCGCGCGCCGCCGCTGCCGCCAACGTCACCGCCTTCGTCCAGGTCTCGGCGATCGGCGCCGACGCGGGCAGCAAGGCCGAATACGCCTCGACCAAGGCCGCGGGCGAGGCGGCGGTCACTGCCGCGCTGCCGCACGCGACGATCGTCCGCCCGTCGATCGTCTTCGGTCCCGAGGACCAGTTCATCAACCGCTTCGCCGCGATGGCGAGCGGCCCGCTCCCGGTCGTGCCGATCGTTGCGGGCGATACCCGTTTCCAGCCGGTGTTCGTCGTCGACGTGGCGAAGGCGATCGTCGCCGCGCTCGCCGACCCGGCGGCGTATGGCGGGAAGACCTTCGAGCTCGGCGGGCCGAAGGTTTATGCCTTCCGCGACATCATCGCGTGGATCATGCGCGAGATCCGCAGCACCAAGTCGATGGCCGAGGTTCCCGCTTTCGCCGCGAAGCTGATGGGCCGCGCCGGGGACATCGTCCCGCTCGTGCCGATGACGTCGGGGCAGTTCGAAATGCTCCAGTCGGACAATGTCGCGCGCGCGCCGGGGCTCGATGCGTTCGGCATCACGCCGACCCCGCTCGAGGCGGTTGCGCCCGCCTATCTCGAACGCTATCGCACCGCCGGCCGCTTTCACCGCGACCCGGAGACGAAAGCTTGA
- a CDS encoding undecaprenyl-diphosphate phosphatase: MIILGIVEGVTEFLPVSSTGHLILAGKLLGYDPDSWKLFNIVIQFGAILAIVVLYWRTFMTVIRGVLSRDPVSLRFVRNVLLAFIPAAVIGFILHKKIEALLGHAEVVAVALIVGGIAILIIERMAKRVTVNGVSEIPVRTALGIGLAQCLAMIPGVSRSGATIMGALTMGVERRTAAEFSFFLAIPTMLGATVLELVSNRALINAGEIHDIAIGFVVAFIVAVIVVRAFVAVISRYGFAPFAYYRIVAGIAALVWIYAV; encoded by the coding sequence ATCATCATCCTCGGCATCGTCGAGGGCGTGACCGAATTCCTCCCCGTGTCGTCGACCGGGCACCTGATCCTCGCGGGGAAATTGCTCGGCTACGACCCCGACAGCTGGAAATTGTTCAACATCGTCATCCAGTTCGGCGCGATCCTTGCGATCGTCGTGCTGTACTGGCGGACCTTCATGACGGTGATCCGCGGCGTCCTTTCGCGCGATCCCGTATCGCTGCGCTTCGTCCGCAACGTCCTCCTCGCGTTCATTCCCGCCGCGGTGATCGGCTTCATCCTTCACAAGAAGATCGAGGCGCTGCTCGGCCATGCCGAGGTCGTCGCGGTCGCGCTGATCGTCGGCGGCATCGCGATCCTGATCATCGAGCGGATGGCGAAGCGCGTCACGGTCAACGGCGTGTCTGAGATTCCGGTGCGGACCGCGCTCGGCATCGGCCTCGCCCAGTGCCTCGCGATGATCCCCGGCGTCAGCCGGTCGGGCGCGACGATCATGGGGGCGCTGACGATGGGCGTCGAGCGCCGTACCGCGGCCGAGTTCAGCTTCTTCCTCGCGATCCCGACGATGCTCGGAGCGACCGTTCTCGAACTCGTCAGCAACCGCGCGCTGATCAACGCGGGCGAAATCCACGACATCGCGATCGGCTTCGTCGTTGCGTTTATCGTCGCGGTGATCGTCGTCCGCGCTTTCGTCGCGGTGATCAGCCGCTACGGCTTCGCCCCGTTCGCCTATTACCGGATCGTGGCGGGGATCGCCGCGCTGGTCTGGATCTACGCGGTCTGA
- a CDS encoding NAD(P)-dependent oxidoreductase, with the protein MGETMLRFTGVEQAYPQKRMAADRADDFLEIARPYILAKAEEQASRCSQCGVPFCQVHCPLHNNIPDWLRLTAEGRLEEAYEASSATSSMPEICGRICPQDKLCEGNCVIEPGFGSVTIGSVEKFITDTAWEMGWVRPVRVVADRSGQSVGIIGAGPAGLTAAEMLRIKGYNVHVYDRHDRAGGLLTYGIPGFKLEKEVVMRRVARLEDAGIVFHREFEVGRDATLDDLRARHDAVLIATGVYAARDISAPGVGADGIVPALDYLFASNRRGFGDDVPGAEALDASGKHVVVIGGGDTAMDCVRTAVRQGAASVKCLYRRDRTNMPGSPREVANAEEEGVEFVWLSAPAAFEGDTVTHVRANAMRLGTADGSGRRAPEVDPGGDFRVPADLVIKALGFDAEDLPAMFGAPDLRVTRWGTLRCDGKTMSTSLDGVFAAGDIVRGASLVVWAIRDGRDVATSMHAYLRAKVAVERVAA; encoded by the coding sequence ATGGGCGAAACGATGCTGCGCTTTACCGGCGTCGAGCAGGCATATCCGCAGAAGCGGATGGCCGCCGATCGCGCCGACGATTTCCTCGAGATCGCGCGGCCGTATATCCTCGCCAAGGCCGAGGAGCAGGCGTCGCGGTGTTCACAGTGCGGGGTGCCGTTCTGCCAGGTCCATTGCCCGCTCCACAACAATATCCCCGACTGGCTCCGCCTGACCGCTGAGGGGCGGCTCGAGGAAGCTTATGAGGCGTCGTCGGCGACGTCGTCGATGCCCGAGATCTGCGGGCGGATCTGCCCGCAGGACAAGTTGTGCGAAGGCAACTGCGTGATCGAGCCGGGGTTCGGCTCGGTGACGATCGGGTCGGTCGAGAAATTCATCACCGACACCGCGTGGGAGATGGGTTGGGTCCGCCCGGTCCGGGTCGTCGCCGACCGCTCGGGCCAGTCGGTCGGCATCATCGGCGCGGGGCCGGCCGGGCTGACCGCCGCCGAGATGCTGCGGATCAAGGGCTATAACGTCCACGTCTACGACCGCCACGACCGCGCGGGCGGGCTGCTGACCTATGGCATCCCCGGCTTCAAGCTCGAGAAGGAGGTCGTGATGCGCCGCGTCGCGCGGCTCGAGGACGCCGGGATCGTCTTCCACCGCGAGTTCGAGGTCGGGCGCGACGCGACCCTCGACGACCTGCGCGCGCGCCACGACGCGGTCCTCATCGCCACCGGCGTCTATGCCGCGCGCGATATCTCGGCCCCCGGGGTCGGGGCCGACGGCATCGTGCCCGCGCTCGACTATCTGTTCGCGAGCAACCGCCGCGGCTTCGGCGATGACGTGCCGGGAGCTGAGGCGCTCGACGCGAGCGGCAAGCACGTCGTCGTCATCGGCGGCGGCGACACCGCGATGGACTGCGTCCGCACCGCCGTCCGGCAGGGCGCGGCGTCGGTCAAGTGCCTCTACCGCCGCGACCGCACCAACATGCCGGGCTCCCCCCGCGAAGTCGCCAATGCCGAGGAGGAGGGGGTCGAATTCGTCTGGCTCTCGGCTCCCGCGGCGTTTGAAGGCGACACCGTCACCCACGTCCGCGCCAACGCGATGCGCCTCGGCACCGCCGACGGCAGCGGGCGGCGCGCCCCCGAGGTCGACCCCGGCGGCGACTTCCGCGTCCCCGCCGACCTCGTCATTAAGGCACTCGGTTTCGACGCCGAGGACCTCCCCGCGATGTTCGGCGCCCCCGACCTCCGTGTCACCCGCTGGGGCACGCTCCGCTGCGACGGCAAGACGATGAGCACGAGCCTCGACGGGGTGTTCGCGGCGGGCGACATCGTCCGCGGCGCATCGCTGGTCGTGTGGGCGATCCGCGACGGGCGCGACGTCGCGACGTCGATGCACGCATATCTGCGCGCGAAGGTTGCGGTGGAGCGGGTGGCGGCGTGA